Proteins encoded by one window of Rhodamnia argentea isolate NSW1041297 chromosome 6, ASM2092103v1, whole genome shotgun sequence:
- the LOC115745934 gene encoding U-box domain-containing protein 13-like isoform X3, with translation MEEDKGALAQSVIDAVNEIASISGYRGTIKKQYCNLARRLKLLTPLFEEIKDSKESMPEGTIRALASLLGALSSAKELLRFGTEGSKIYVVLEREQIMNKYHEVTSQLEQALSGISYENLDISDEVKEQVELVLGQFRRAKGRVDSPDVELYEELLALYNQSSDTTSEPAVLRRLVEKLELMKIADLKQESLALHEMVCASGGDPGESIEKISMLLKKIKDFVQTENLDMDPPTGEKNVFPSSSGQSSVDNNQNTQVIPDDFRCPISLELMKDPVIVSTGQTYERSCIEKWLEAGHRTCPKTQQNLSSTTLTPNYVLRSLIAQWCEVNGIEPPKPPSSSRPTKTISTCFPAECAKIELLLRKLACGNPEEQRSAAGEIRLLAKRNADNRVAIAEAGAIPFLVRLLSTPDSRIQEHAVTALLNLSICDENKGNIVSSGAVPGIVLVLRTGSMEARENAAATLFSLSVVDEYKVTIGASGAIPPLVLLLNEGTQRGKKDAATALFNLCIYQGNKGKAVRAGIVPTLMQLLTEPEGSMVDEALAVLAILASHTEGRAAIGAAKAVPVLVEFIRVGSPRNKENAAAVLVHLCAGDQYHLLEAKEIGIMDPLVELAQNGTDRGKRKAAQLLERLSRFIEQQEEARAQAEAEVEVQVQTETEVQVQVQADIEAGADTQPSELPLTANVVDNDN, from the exons ATGGAGGAGGACAAAGGAGCGTTGGCTCAGAGCGTGATCGACGCAGTCAACGAGATAGCTTCCATCTCGGGTTACAGAGGCACGATCAAGAAGCAATACTGCAATCTGGCCCGGAGATTGAAGCTGTTGACTCCATTGTTCGAAGAGATTAAGGACAGCAAGGAGTCAATGCCCGAAGGGACGATCAGAGCTCTCGCCTCTCTCCTGGGAGCTTTGAGTTCCGCGAAGGAGTTGCTGAGGTTTGGGACCGAAGGGAGCAAAATTTACGTG GTCTTAGAAAGGGAGCAGATTATGAATAAATATCATGAGGTGACCTCCCAACTGGAACAAGCTCTAAGTGGAATTTCCTATGAAAACCTGGACATATCAGATGAAGTCAAGGAACAG GTTGAGCTCGTCCTTGGACAATTTAGAAGAGCTAAAGGAAGAGTTGATTCACCTGATGTCGAGTTGTATGAAGAGCTCTTAGCCCTTTATAACCAGAGTAGTGACACAACCTCGGAACCAGCTGTCTTAAGGAGATTGGTTGAAAAGCTAGAGTTAATGAAGATTGCTGACCTTAAGCAGGAGTCACTGGCTCTACATGAGATGGTTTGTGCAAGTGGTGGAGATCCTGGCGAGAGCATTGAGAAGATATCAATGTTGCTGAAGAAAATTAAAGACTTTGTGCAGACAGAGAACCTTGACATGGATCCGCCTACTGgcgaaaaaaatgtttttcccaGTTCCAGTGGGCAATCATCAGTCGATAACAATCAAAATACACAGGTCATCCCAGATGATTTCCGTTGCCCAATATCCTTAGAGTTGATGAAGGATCCTGTTATCGTGTCAACAGGCCAG ACCTATGAACGCTCATGCATTGAGAAATGGCTGGAAGCGGGTCATAGGACATGTCCAAAGACACAGCAAAACCTTTCTAGCACAACTCTTACACCCAACTATGTCCTTCGCAGCCTTATAGCTCAATGGTGTGAGGTTAATGGCATTGAGCCACCCAAACCACCCAGCAGCTCTCGACCCACTAAAACTATCTCAACCTGCTTCCCTGCTGAATGTGCTAAGATTGAACTTCTCCTGCGCAAGCTTGCATGTGGGAATCCTGAGGAACAGCGGTCAGCTGCAGGTGAGATTCGCCTTCTTGCAAAGCGTAATGCAGATAACCGTGTTGCCATTGCTGAAGCAGGTGCAATTCCCTTCCTTGTACGCCTTCTTTCAACTCCCGACTCGCGCATCCAAGAGCATGCTGTCACAGCACTTCTCAACCTTTCAATATGTGATGAGAACAAAGGTAATATTGTCTCCTCTGGAGCCGTTCCAGGCATAGTCCTTGTTCTGAGGACTGGGAGTATGGAAGCGCGGGAAAATGCAGCGGCCACACTCTTCAGCCTCTCAGTTGTAGATGAGTATAAAGTAACAATTGGTGCATCTGGTGCAATTCCTCCACTCGTGTTGCTTCTAAACGAGGGAACCCAGAGGGGGAAGAAGGATGCTGCAACAGCTCTTTTTAATTTGTGCATTTATCAAGGTAATAAGGGGAAGGCTGTTAGGGCTGGCATTGTACCCACACTGATGCAGCTTCTAACTGAACCTGAAGGCAGTATGGTGGATGAGGCACTGGCTGTACTGGCGATATTAGCCAGTCATACTGAAGGGAGGGCTGCCATCGGTGCTGCAAAGGCAGTGCCAGTTCTCGTAGAATTTATTCGCGTTGGTTCTCCTAGGAACAAGGAGAACGCGGCTGCTGTTTTGGTGCATCTTTGTGCTGGAGATCAGTATCATCTGTTAGAGGCAAAGGAAATTGGAATCATGGACCCACTGGTGGAATTGGCACAAAATGGCACGGACAGAGGGAAGCGGAAGGCTGCTCAATTGCTTGAGCGATTGAGCCGTTTCATTGAGCAGCAGGAGGAGGCTCGGGCACAGGCCGAAGCCGAG GTCGAGGTTCAGGTACAGACTGAGACTGAGGTTCAGGTTCAGGTACAGGCTGACATCGAGGCTGGGGCCGACACTCAGCCTTCAGAGCTGCCTTTGACAGCAAATGTAGTTGATAACGATAACTGA
- the LOC115745934 gene encoding U-box domain-containing protein 13-like isoform X2 has translation MEEDKGALAQSVIDAVNEIASISGYRGTIKKQYCNLARRLKLLTPLFEEIKDSKESMPEGTIRALASLLGALSSAKELLRFGTEGSKIYVVLEREQIMNKYHEVTSQLEQALSGISYENLDISDEVKEQVELVLGQFRRAKGRVDSPDVELYEELLALYNQSSDTTSEPAVLRRLVEKLELMKIADLKQESLALHEMVCASGGDPGESIEKISMLLKKIKDFVQTENLDMDPPTGEKNVFPSSSGQSSVDNNQNTQVIPDDFRCPISLELMKDPVIVSTGQTYERSCIEKWLEAGHRTCPKTQQNLSSTTLTPNYVLRSLIAQWCEVNGIEPPKPPSSSRPTKTISTCFPAECAKIELLLRKLACGNPEEQRSAAGEIRLLAKRNADNRVAIAEAGAIPFLVRLLSTPDSRIQEHAVTALLNLSICDENKGNIVSSGAVPGIVLVLRTGSMEARENAAATLFSLSVVDEYKVTIGASGAIPPLVLLLNEGTQRGKKDAATALFNLCIYQGNKGKAVRAGIVPTLMQLLTEPEGSMVDEALAVLAILASHTEGRAAIGAAKAVPVLVEFIRVGSPRNKENAAAVLVHLCAGDQYHLLEAKEIGIMDPLVELAQNGTDRGKRKAAQLLERLSRFIEQQEEARAQAEAEAEVQVQSETEVEVQVQTETEVQVQVQADIEAGADTQPSELPLTANVVDNDN, from the exons ATGGAGGAGGACAAAGGAGCGTTGGCTCAGAGCGTGATCGACGCAGTCAACGAGATAGCTTCCATCTCGGGTTACAGAGGCACGATCAAGAAGCAATACTGCAATCTGGCCCGGAGATTGAAGCTGTTGACTCCATTGTTCGAAGAGATTAAGGACAGCAAGGAGTCAATGCCCGAAGGGACGATCAGAGCTCTCGCCTCTCTCCTGGGAGCTTTGAGTTCCGCGAAGGAGTTGCTGAGGTTTGGGACCGAAGGGAGCAAAATTTACGTG GTCTTAGAAAGGGAGCAGATTATGAATAAATATCATGAGGTGACCTCCCAACTGGAACAAGCTCTAAGTGGAATTTCCTATGAAAACCTGGACATATCAGATGAAGTCAAGGAACAG GTTGAGCTCGTCCTTGGACAATTTAGAAGAGCTAAAGGAAGAGTTGATTCACCTGATGTCGAGTTGTATGAAGAGCTCTTAGCCCTTTATAACCAGAGTAGTGACACAACCTCGGAACCAGCTGTCTTAAGGAGATTGGTTGAAAAGCTAGAGTTAATGAAGATTGCTGACCTTAAGCAGGAGTCACTGGCTCTACATGAGATGGTTTGTGCAAGTGGTGGAGATCCTGGCGAGAGCATTGAGAAGATATCAATGTTGCTGAAGAAAATTAAAGACTTTGTGCAGACAGAGAACCTTGACATGGATCCGCCTACTGgcgaaaaaaatgtttttcccaGTTCCAGTGGGCAATCATCAGTCGATAACAATCAAAATACACAGGTCATCCCAGATGATTTCCGTTGCCCAATATCCTTAGAGTTGATGAAGGATCCTGTTATCGTGTCAACAGGCCAG ACCTATGAACGCTCATGCATTGAGAAATGGCTGGAAGCGGGTCATAGGACATGTCCAAAGACACAGCAAAACCTTTCTAGCACAACTCTTACACCCAACTATGTCCTTCGCAGCCTTATAGCTCAATGGTGTGAGGTTAATGGCATTGAGCCACCCAAACCACCCAGCAGCTCTCGACCCACTAAAACTATCTCAACCTGCTTCCCTGCTGAATGTGCTAAGATTGAACTTCTCCTGCGCAAGCTTGCATGTGGGAATCCTGAGGAACAGCGGTCAGCTGCAGGTGAGATTCGCCTTCTTGCAAAGCGTAATGCAGATAACCGTGTTGCCATTGCTGAAGCAGGTGCAATTCCCTTCCTTGTACGCCTTCTTTCAACTCCCGACTCGCGCATCCAAGAGCATGCTGTCACAGCACTTCTCAACCTTTCAATATGTGATGAGAACAAAGGTAATATTGTCTCCTCTGGAGCCGTTCCAGGCATAGTCCTTGTTCTGAGGACTGGGAGTATGGAAGCGCGGGAAAATGCAGCGGCCACACTCTTCAGCCTCTCAGTTGTAGATGAGTATAAAGTAACAATTGGTGCATCTGGTGCAATTCCTCCACTCGTGTTGCTTCTAAACGAGGGAACCCAGAGGGGGAAGAAGGATGCTGCAACAGCTCTTTTTAATTTGTGCATTTATCAAGGTAATAAGGGGAAGGCTGTTAGGGCTGGCATTGTACCCACACTGATGCAGCTTCTAACTGAACCTGAAGGCAGTATGGTGGATGAGGCACTGGCTGTACTGGCGATATTAGCCAGTCATACTGAAGGGAGGGCTGCCATCGGTGCTGCAAAGGCAGTGCCAGTTCTCGTAGAATTTATTCGCGTTGGTTCTCCTAGGAACAAGGAGAACGCGGCTGCTGTTTTGGTGCATCTTTGTGCTGGAGATCAGTATCATCTGTTAGAGGCAAAGGAAATTGGAATCATGGACCCACTGGTGGAATTGGCACAAAATGGCACGGACAGAGGGAAGCGGAAGGCTGCTCAATTGCTTGAGCGATTGAGCCGTTTCATTGAGCAGCAGGAGGAGGCTCGGGCACAGGCCGAAGCCGAG GCCGAGGTTCAGGTACAGAGTGAGACCGAGGTCGAGGTTCAGGTACAGACTGAGACTGAGGTTCAGGTTCAGGTACAGGCTGACATCGAGGCTGGGGCCGACACTCAGCCTTCAGAGCTGCCTTTGACAGCAAATGTAGTTGATAACGATAACTGA
- the LOC115745934 gene encoding U-box domain-containing protein 13-like isoform X1, with protein MEEDKGALAQSVIDAVNEIASISGYRGTIKKQYCNLARRLKLLTPLFEEIKDSKESMPEGTIRALASLLGALSSAKELLRFGTEGSKIYVVLEREQIMNKYHEVTSQLEQALSGISYENLDISDEVKEQVELVLGQFRRAKGRVDSPDVELYEELLALYNQSSDTTSEPAVLRRLVEKLELMKIADLKQESLALHEMVCASGGDPGESIEKISMLLKKIKDFVQTENLDMDPPTGEKNVFPSSSGQSSVDNNQNTQVIPDDFRCPISLELMKDPVIVSTGQTYERSCIEKWLEAGHRTCPKTQQNLSSTTLTPNYVLRSLIAQWCEVNGIEPPKPPSSSRPTKTISTCFPAECAKIELLLRKLACGNPEEQRSAAGEIRLLAKRNADNRVAIAEAGAIPFLVRLLSTPDSRIQEHAVTALLNLSICDENKGNIVSSGAVPGIVLVLRTGSMEARENAAATLFSLSVVDEYKVTIGASGAIPPLVLLLNEGTQRGKKDAATALFNLCIYQGNKGKAVRAGIVPTLMQLLTEPEGSMVDEALAVLAILASHTEGRAAIGAAKAVPVLVEFIRVGSPRNKENAAAVLVHLCAGDQYHLLEAKEIGIMDPLVELAQNGTDRGKRKAAQLLERLSRFIEQQEEARAQAEAEAEILAQAEAEAEVQVQSETEVEVQVQTETEVQVQVQADIEAGADTQPSELPLTANVVDNDN; from the exons ATGGAGGAGGACAAAGGAGCGTTGGCTCAGAGCGTGATCGACGCAGTCAACGAGATAGCTTCCATCTCGGGTTACAGAGGCACGATCAAGAAGCAATACTGCAATCTGGCCCGGAGATTGAAGCTGTTGACTCCATTGTTCGAAGAGATTAAGGACAGCAAGGAGTCAATGCCCGAAGGGACGATCAGAGCTCTCGCCTCTCTCCTGGGAGCTTTGAGTTCCGCGAAGGAGTTGCTGAGGTTTGGGACCGAAGGGAGCAAAATTTACGTG GTCTTAGAAAGGGAGCAGATTATGAATAAATATCATGAGGTGACCTCCCAACTGGAACAAGCTCTAAGTGGAATTTCCTATGAAAACCTGGACATATCAGATGAAGTCAAGGAACAG GTTGAGCTCGTCCTTGGACAATTTAGAAGAGCTAAAGGAAGAGTTGATTCACCTGATGTCGAGTTGTATGAAGAGCTCTTAGCCCTTTATAACCAGAGTAGTGACACAACCTCGGAACCAGCTGTCTTAAGGAGATTGGTTGAAAAGCTAGAGTTAATGAAGATTGCTGACCTTAAGCAGGAGTCACTGGCTCTACATGAGATGGTTTGTGCAAGTGGTGGAGATCCTGGCGAGAGCATTGAGAAGATATCAATGTTGCTGAAGAAAATTAAAGACTTTGTGCAGACAGAGAACCTTGACATGGATCCGCCTACTGgcgaaaaaaatgtttttcccaGTTCCAGTGGGCAATCATCAGTCGATAACAATCAAAATACACAGGTCATCCCAGATGATTTCCGTTGCCCAATATCCTTAGAGTTGATGAAGGATCCTGTTATCGTGTCAACAGGCCAG ACCTATGAACGCTCATGCATTGAGAAATGGCTGGAAGCGGGTCATAGGACATGTCCAAAGACACAGCAAAACCTTTCTAGCACAACTCTTACACCCAACTATGTCCTTCGCAGCCTTATAGCTCAATGGTGTGAGGTTAATGGCATTGAGCCACCCAAACCACCCAGCAGCTCTCGACCCACTAAAACTATCTCAACCTGCTTCCCTGCTGAATGTGCTAAGATTGAACTTCTCCTGCGCAAGCTTGCATGTGGGAATCCTGAGGAACAGCGGTCAGCTGCAGGTGAGATTCGCCTTCTTGCAAAGCGTAATGCAGATAACCGTGTTGCCATTGCTGAAGCAGGTGCAATTCCCTTCCTTGTACGCCTTCTTTCAACTCCCGACTCGCGCATCCAAGAGCATGCTGTCACAGCACTTCTCAACCTTTCAATATGTGATGAGAACAAAGGTAATATTGTCTCCTCTGGAGCCGTTCCAGGCATAGTCCTTGTTCTGAGGACTGGGAGTATGGAAGCGCGGGAAAATGCAGCGGCCACACTCTTCAGCCTCTCAGTTGTAGATGAGTATAAAGTAACAATTGGTGCATCTGGTGCAATTCCTCCACTCGTGTTGCTTCTAAACGAGGGAACCCAGAGGGGGAAGAAGGATGCTGCAACAGCTCTTTTTAATTTGTGCATTTATCAAGGTAATAAGGGGAAGGCTGTTAGGGCTGGCATTGTACCCACACTGATGCAGCTTCTAACTGAACCTGAAGGCAGTATGGTGGATGAGGCACTGGCTGTACTGGCGATATTAGCCAGTCATACTGAAGGGAGGGCTGCCATCGGTGCTGCAAAGGCAGTGCCAGTTCTCGTAGAATTTATTCGCGTTGGTTCTCCTAGGAACAAGGAGAACGCGGCTGCTGTTTTGGTGCATCTTTGTGCTGGAGATCAGTATCATCTGTTAGAGGCAAAGGAAATTGGAATCATGGACCCACTGGTGGAATTGGCACAAAATGGCACGGACAGAGGGAAGCGGAAGGCTGCTCAATTGCTTGAGCGATTGAGCCGTTTCATTGAGCAGCAGGAGGAGGCTCGGGCACAGGCCGAAGCCGAGGCCGAGATTCTGGCACAGGCTGAAGCCGAGGCCGAGGTTCAGGTACAGAGTGAGACCGAGGTCGAGGTTCAGGTACAGACTGAGACTGAGGTTCAGGTTCAGGTACAGGCTGACATCGAGGCTGGGGCCGACACTCAGCCTTCAGAGCTGCCTTTGACAGCAAATGTAGTTGATAACGATAACTGA